In Tessaracoccus flavus, the following are encoded in one genomic region:
- a CDS encoding LamB/YcsF family protein — protein MDLNADLGESFGVWRLGDDAAMLGIVSSANVACGFHAGDPLTLLGTCEEAARSGVVVGAQVSYRDLAGFGRRFVDAGRAELAADLVYQIGALDGLCRSSGTRVRYVKPHGALYNAAVHHEPHADAVVDAVLAYDPSLPILGLPGSLLLRKAEKAGLRTVAEAFADRAYRPDGTLVPRTDAGAIVHDDVGQRMLRLAHEGLLEAVDGTLIPLRAESICTHGDTPGAVGLARAVRRALEGAGIEIAPFVR, from the coding sequence ATGGATCTGAACGCTGACCTCGGCGAGTCGTTCGGCGTGTGGAGGCTCGGCGATGACGCCGCGATGCTCGGCATCGTCTCCAGCGCCAACGTCGCCTGTGGCTTCCACGCCGGCGACCCCCTGACCCTGCTGGGCACGTGCGAAGAGGCGGCGCGCAGCGGGGTCGTGGTGGGCGCCCAGGTGTCCTACCGGGATCTGGCGGGCTTCGGGCGCCGTTTCGTCGACGCCGGCCGCGCCGAACTCGCCGCGGACCTCGTCTACCAGATCGGAGCGTTGGATGGACTGTGCCGTTCGTCCGGCACGCGGGTCCGGTACGTCAAGCCCCACGGGGCCCTGTACAACGCGGCCGTGCACCATGAGCCGCACGCCGACGCGGTCGTCGATGCGGTGCTGGCCTACGATCCCTCCCTGCCCATCCTGGGGCTGCCCGGCTCACTTCTGCTGCGGAAGGCCGAGAAGGCGGGGCTCCGGACGGTAGCTGAGGCCTTTGCGGACAGGGCCTACCGGCCGGACGGGACCCTGGTCCCGCGTACCGACGCCGGCGCCATCGTGCACGACGACGTCGGTCAACGCATGCTCCGGCTCGCCCACGAGGGGCTGCTGGAAGCCGTCGACGGCACGCTGATCCCACTGCGCGCCGAGTCGATCTGCACGCACGGCGACACCCCGGGCGCCGTCGGCCTCGCGCGGGCTGTTCGGCGGGCGCTCGAAGGAGCGGGGATCGAGATCGCGCCGTTCGTCCGATGA
- a CDS encoding carboxyltransferase domain-containing protein, which produces MRLLRCGAEAVLVELQHLSEVLACTPLVGALPGVAEVVPAARTLLVRALPGQLGEVRAQLEVMAVPASTMPTGEREVEIPVSYDGPDLALVADLTGLSPADVVAAHTGTPWAVAFGGFAPGFAYLVGGDPRLTVPRKTTPRTRVPAGAVGLAGEFSGIYPTSSPGGWQLLGRTDVVLFDPDADPPALLTPGTRVRFRAVKERAVGPAPSPRVASEERAGVSSTSPRVASEERAGVSSTSPRVASEERAGVSSTSPRVASGERAGVSSTSPRVASGERAGVSSTSPRVASGERAGVSSTSPRVASEERASVSRGPRALTLTSARLPVLVVDGGRVGYAAIGVGRSGAADRGAYELGARLVGNPRGEAGLEVAMGSAEFVAEGSLTLALTGADLAAVAGGRAVSMATVFHLGDGETLSLGAPSQGLRTYLSIRGGVTVPAVLGSRSRDTLAALGPEPLTAGSMVPIGEAAPGWIPPTDWAPQPPVPDVVELEFTPGPRADWVAPLDGTTWRVSSAVDRVGARLEGDPLARLIGGELPSEPVVRGSVQVPPSGQPVIFLADHPLTGGYPVAAVLTPASADRAAQLRPGAAVHLSQRGDRVSSHPGR; this is translated from the coding sequence ATGAGGCTGCTTCGCTGCGGGGCGGAGGCGGTGCTGGTGGAACTGCAGCACCTCAGCGAGGTGCTGGCCTGCACCCCGCTCGTCGGGGCGCTGCCGGGGGTGGCGGAGGTGGTGCCGGCCGCGCGCACGCTGCTGGTCAGGGCGCTGCCCGGCCAGCTGGGGGAGGTCCGCGCTCAGTTGGAGGTCATGGCGGTGCCGGCGTCGACGATGCCGACGGGGGAGCGCGAGGTGGAGATCCCCGTCAGTTACGACGGTCCGGACCTGGCTCTGGTCGCGGATCTCACGGGGCTCAGCCCTGCGGACGTGGTCGCGGCGCACACCGGGACCCCGTGGGCCGTGGCGTTCGGAGGCTTCGCGCCCGGCTTCGCCTACCTCGTGGGCGGTGATCCGAGGCTGACGGTGCCGCGGAAGACAACCCCCCGGACCCGGGTGCCCGCCGGCGCGGTGGGCCTGGCGGGCGAGTTCTCCGGGATCTACCCGACCTCCTCGCCGGGCGGCTGGCAACTCCTCGGCCGTACCGACGTCGTGCTCTTCGACCCCGACGCCGACCCTCCGGCCCTCTTGACCCCCGGCACCCGCGTCCGCTTCCGCGCCGTCAAGGAACGCGCGGTCGGTCCCGCTCCGTCTCCCCGAGTAGCGAGCGAGGAACGTGCGGGCGTTTCTTCTACGTCTCCCCGAGTAGCGAGCGAGGAACGTGCGGGCGTTTCTTCTACGTCTCCCCGAGTAGCGAGCGAGGAACGTGCGGGCGTTTCTTCCACGTCTCCCCGAGTAGCGAGCGGGGAACGTGCGGGCGTTTCTTCCACGTCTCCCCGAGTAGCGAGCGGGGAACGTGCGGGCGTTTCTTCTACGTCTCCCCGAGTAGCGAGCGGGGAACGTGCGGGCGTTTCTTCCACGTCTCCCCGAGTAGCGAGCGAGGAACGAGCGAGCGTATCGAGGGGCCCCCGCGCCCTCACGCTCACCTCTGCCCGGCTGCCGGTGCTCGTCGTCGACGGCGGGCGCGTCGGCTACGCCGCCATCGGCGTCGGCCGCTCCGGGGCGGCCGATCGCGGCGCCTACGAGCTCGGCGCCCGCCTGGTCGGCAACCCCCGGGGTGAGGCCGGCCTCGAGGTCGCGATGGGCTCGGCGGAGTTCGTGGCGGAAGGATCCCTCACCCTGGCGCTGACGGGCGCAGACCTGGCCGCGGTCGCGGGCGGACGGGCCGTCTCGATGGCTACGGTCTTCCACCTCGGCGACGGCGAGACGCTGTCGCTCGGCGCCCCATCACAGGGCCTACGCACCTATCTCTCGATCCGTGGGGGAGTGACGGTGCCCGCGGTGCTGGGTTCCCGCTCGCGCGACACCCTGGCCGCGCTCGGCCCCGAGCCCCTGACGGCGGGAAGCATGGTGCCGATCGGGGAGGCCGCGCCCGGCTGGATCCCACCCACGGATTGGGCCCCGCAGCCCCCTGTGCCCGACGTCGTGGAGCTGGAGTTCACACCCGGCCCGCGCGCAGACTGGGTCGCGCCCCTCGACGGCACCACGTGGCGGGTCAGCTCCGCTGTCGACCGGGTGGGAGCGCGGCTCGAGGGGGACCCGCTCGCACGGCTCATCGGCGGCGAACTGCCCAGCGAACCTGTGGTGCGGGGCTCCGTCCAGGTGCCCCCGTCGGGACAGCCGGTGATCTTCCTCGCCGACCATCCGTTGACCGGCGGCTACCCGGTGGCCGCAGTCCTGACCCCGGCGTCGGCCGACCGCGCCGCCCAACTCCGCCCCGGCGCCGCCGTCCACCTCAGCCAGCGGGGTGACCGGGTCAGCTCCCACCCTGGCCGCTGA
- a CDS encoding M23 family metallopeptidase, producing MDLRYPFTGRWLVQNSPADRVPSHGTTAFATSYAIDFVPVDDRGRTAPFGLRSLLRPQAPDAFPGFRRAILAPVDGVVVAAHGAELDHAAYRGLSSVGYAVTQGRRVAEGWLALAGNHVLIRCATGDVVALCHLQQGSVSVRVDQPVRAGDPVGRCGNSGNSTEPHVHVQAIDRLDVGAALPVPITFDGGLPRGGEIVVAHLGNRTG from the coding sequence ATGGACCTGCGCTACCCCTTCACCGGCCGCTGGCTCGTACAGAACAGCCCCGCGGACCGGGTGCCCAGCCACGGGACGACCGCCTTCGCCACGTCCTACGCGATCGATTTCGTGCCGGTCGACGACAGGGGGCGGACGGCGCCGTTCGGACTCCGGTCGCTGCTGCGCCCGCAGGCCCCGGACGCCTTTCCGGGCTTCCGGCGAGCGATCCTGGCCCCGGTCGACGGGGTCGTTGTCGCGGCCCACGGCGCCGAGCTCGACCACGCCGCATACCGTGGTCTGTCCTCCGTCGGGTATGCCGTGACCCAGGGTCGGAGGGTCGCCGAGGGCTGGCTCGCGCTGGCCGGCAACCACGTGCTGATCCGCTGCGCCACAGGCGATGTGGTGGCGCTGTGCCACCTGCAGCAGGGCTCGGTCAGCGTCCGCGTCGATCAGCCCGTGCGCGCCGGTGACCCAGTGGGTCGGTGCGGCAACTCGGGCAACAGCACCGAGCCGCACGTGCACGTGCAGGCGATCGACCGGCTGGACGTGGGCGCCGCCCTGCCGGTGCCGATCACGTTCGATGGCGGGCTGCCCAGGGGCGGGGAGATCGTGGTCGCCCACCTGGGCAATCGAACCGGGTGA
- the bioB gene encoding biotin synthase BioB, which produces MDLNALASRVIDGGTITTDEALAVLRLPDELTYELVAAAGRVRRHFHGATMKVNYLVNLKSGKCPEDCFYCSQRLGSDAEILRYTWLTHEDALEAAKAGIRAGAGRVCLVASGRGPSNRDVDRVGRIIEDLKEDNPGVEVCACLGILKDGQAERLASAGADAYNHNLNTAESHYDNICTTHDYDDRKDTVQHAREHGLSACSGLIAGMGESDEQLVEVAFQLKEIGADSVPVNFLMPFDGTPLEGHSELTPQKCLRILAMIRLVHGSADVRVSAGREQHLRSLQPLSLEICNSLFLGDYLTSQGQAGEEDLEMLADGGYTVWGADGQRSPGAPPRPEIRRRGAGTRVAANA; this is translated from the coding sequence GTGGATCTCAACGCCCTGGCCAGCCGCGTCATCGACGGCGGCACCATCACCACGGACGAGGCGCTCGCCGTCCTCCGGCTGCCCGACGAGCTCACCTACGAGCTGGTCGCGGCCGCCGGACGGGTGCGCCGCCACTTCCACGGGGCGACGATGAAGGTGAACTACCTGGTCAACCTGAAGTCCGGCAAGTGCCCCGAGGACTGCTTCTACTGCTCGCAGCGCCTCGGCTCCGATGCCGAGATCCTGCGCTACACGTGGCTGACGCACGAGGACGCCCTGGAAGCGGCCAAGGCGGGGATCCGGGCCGGCGCAGGGCGCGTCTGCCTCGTCGCCTCCGGCCGCGGGCCCTCGAACCGCGACGTCGACCGAGTGGGCAGGATCATCGAGGACCTCAAGGAGGACAACCCCGGAGTCGAGGTGTGCGCCTGCCTCGGCATCCTCAAGGACGGCCAGGCCGAGCGGCTCGCCTCCGCCGGCGCCGACGCGTACAACCACAACCTCAACACCGCCGAGTCGCACTACGACAACATCTGCACCACCCACGACTACGACGACCGGAAGGACACCGTGCAGCACGCCCGGGAGCACGGGCTCTCGGCCTGCTCAGGCCTGATCGCGGGCATGGGCGAGAGCGACGAGCAGCTCGTCGAGGTGGCCTTTCAACTGAAGGAGATCGGCGCCGACTCGGTGCCCGTCAACTTCCTCATGCCGTTCGACGGCACCCCGCTCGAGGGGCATTCCGAACTGACCCCGCAGAAATGCCTGCGCATCCTGGCGATGATCCGCCTGGTCCACGGCTCGGCCGACGTGCGGGTCTCGGCCGGCCGCGAGCAGCACCTGCGCTCGTTGCAGCCGCTCTCCCTGGAGATCTGCAACTCCCTGTTCCTGGGTGACTACCTGACCTCCCAGGGCCAGGCAGGCGAGGAGGATCTGGAGATGCTGGCCGACGGCGGCTACACCGTCTGGGGTGCCGACGGGCAGCGCTCCCCCGGGGCCCCACCCAGGCCGGAGATTCGCCGTCGGGGGGCGGGCACCAGGGTGGCTGCTAACGCTTAG
- a CDS encoding sugar O-acetyltransferase, translating into MDYFTDDPRSNWQRLLVGDLYIADDPTMAERSTRATRLSDEYHRAYVKGREDAGEILAELLGSMGRDVWVRPPLYVDYGEFIHIGDGTQINFNLTALDVAPITIGRDCLIGPNVQLLTAWHPIEPQPRRDKLESASPITLQDNVWLGGGVIVLPGVTIGENSIVGAGAVVTSDIPADSIAVGNPARVIRSVTEGDAKR; encoded by the coding sequence ATGGACTACTTCACCGATGACCCACGCTCGAACTGGCAGAGGCTCCTCGTCGGCGATCTCTACATCGCCGACGACCCCACGATGGCGGAGCGCTCCACGAGGGCCACGAGGCTGAGCGACGAGTATCACCGAGCCTACGTGAAGGGCCGCGAGGATGCCGGAGAGATCCTCGCCGAACTGCTGGGAAGCATGGGCCGCGACGTCTGGGTCCGGCCTCCGCTGTACGTCGACTACGGCGAGTTCATCCACATCGGCGACGGCACCCAGATCAACTTCAACCTGACCGCGCTGGATGTGGCCCCCATCACCATCGGCAGGGACTGCCTCATCGGCCCCAACGTCCAACTGCTGACCGCCTGGCACCCGATCGAGCCCCAGCCGCGGCGAGACAAGCTCGAATCGGCCTCGCCGATCACCCTCCAGGACAACGTCTGGCTCGGCGGCGGGGTCATCGTGCTGCCCGGGGTCACCATCGGCGAGAACTCGATCGTGGGGGCCGGCGCGGTCGTCACCTCCGACATCCCGGCCGATTCGATCGCCGTCGGCAACCCCGCCCGCGTGATCCGTAGCGTGACGGAGGGCGACGCTAAGCGTTAG